From Streptomyces griseorubiginosus, one genomic window encodes:
- a CDS encoding MGH1-like glycoside hydrolase domain-containing protein — protein sequence MTTGSGTPDAERRRLAEADAGTAPWRRWGPYLSERQWGTVREDYSENGDAWSYFTHDQARSRAYRWGEDGIAGISDDKQRLCFALALWNGRDPILKERMFGLTNAEGNHGEDAKEYWFHLDNTPTHSYMKYLYKYPQGEFPYADLVAGNRARGRKDFEYELLDTGIFDEDRYFDVFVEYAKAGPEDLLVEITAHNRGPEEAVLHLLPTLWFRHTWSWAGGTAVPALHATDGAIRADHEELGLRWLHHHGETLFTDNETNNERVFGSPNTTPYVKDGIDRYVVHGETDAVNPARTGTKAAVHHVLTIPAGDSARIRLRLTDTELTDPWAEFDAVLDLRRAEADTFYAGITPPAIGEEERRLVRQALAGMLWSKQYYYLDVERWLAEHGVDPLAADPRIRNSAWYHMVNDEIMSMPDTWEYPWFAAWDLAFHTLPLAMVDIGFAKSQLDLLLRRLYLHPNGQIPAYEWNFGDVNPPVHAWAVLFVYELEKHRTGRGDRAFLENAFQKLTKNFTWWLNRKDADGNNVFQGGFLGLDNIGVFDRSAPLPTGGQLDQADGTAWMALYCQNLLDIAIELAVENPVYVEQAQMLFEHFAWIAVALNRIGKDNASLWDEEDGFFYDVLRLPDGTATRLKVRSLVGLIPLAATSVIGGRADRAFPELVQGARDFIRRHPAVEAFVAQHAGADPTTDGRYLFALFGEERLRRILARMLDEDEFLGPHGIRSLSKYHAEHPYTFDVHGQEFGVGYLPAESDSGMFGGNSNWRGPVWFPMNILLIRALLNLHAYHGPDFTVECPTGSGRRLNLYQVARDISDRLTATFLPGTDGGRPVHGGQSVFAKDPHWKDLILFYEYFHGDNGAGLGASHQTGWTGLVAATATLFHTISEQDWHRGGRESLS from the coding sequence ATGACGACTGGAAGCGGCACACCGGACGCCGAGCGCCGGAGGCTGGCCGAGGCCGACGCGGGCACGGCCCCCTGGCGGCGCTGGGGGCCGTACCTGAGCGAACGTCAGTGGGGCACCGTCCGCGAGGACTACAGCGAGAACGGCGACGCCTGGTCGTACTTCACCCACGACCAGGCCCGCTCCCGCGCCTACCGCTGGGGCGAGGACGGCATCGCCGGGATCAGCGACGACAAGCAGCGGTTGTGCTTCGCGCTCGCGCTGTGGAACGGCCGCGACCCGATCCTCAAGGAGCGGATGTTCGGCCTGACCAACGCCGAGGGCAACCACGGCGAGGACGCCAAGGAGTACTGGTTCCACCTCGACAACACGCCCACCCACTCGTACATGAAGTACCTGTACAAGTACCCGCAGGGCGAGTTCCCCTATGCCGACCTCGTCGCCGGCAACCGGGCCCGTGGCCGGAAGGACTTCGAGTACGAGCTCCTCGACACCGGCATCTTCGACGAGGACCGCTACTTCGACGTGTTCGTCGAGTACGCCAAGGCAGGACCGGAAGACCTCCTGGTAGAGATCACCGCGCACAACAGGGGCCCCGAGGAGGCAGTGCTGCACCTCCTGCCGACCCTGTGGTTCCGGCACACCTGGTCCTGGGCGGGCGGCACGGCGGTCCCCGCGCTGCACGCCACGGACGGGGCGATCCGAGCCGACCACGAGGAGCTGGGCCTCCGGTGGCTCCACCACCACGGCGAAACGTTGTTCACCGACAACGAGACCAACAACGAGCGCGTCTTCGGCAGCCCGAACACCACCCCGTACGTGAAGGACGGCATCGACCGGTACGTGGTCCACGGCGAGACGGACGCCGTCAATCCCGCCCGCACCGGCACCAAGGCCGCCGTCCACCACGTGCTGACGATCCCCGCCGGGGACAGCGCCCGCATCCGACTGCGCCTCACCGACACCGAACTCACCGACCCCTGGGCCGAGTTCGACGCCGTCCTCGACCTCCGCCGCGCCGAGGCCGACACCTTCTACGCCGGCATCACCCCACCGGCCATAGGGGAGGAGGAGCGCCGACTCGTCCGCCAGGCCCTCGCCGGAATGCTGTGGAGCAAGCAGTACTACTACCTCGACGTGGAGCGCTGGCTCGCCGAGCACGGCGTGGACCCGCTCGCCGCCGACCCGCGCATCCGCAACAGCGCCTGGTACCACATGGTCAACGACGAGATCATGTCGATGCCGGACACCTGGGAGTACCCCTGGTTCGCCGCCTGGGACCTCGCCTTCCACACCCTGCCCCTGGCCATGGTCGACATCGGCTTCGCCAAGTCCCAGCTCGACCTGCTGCTGCGCCGTCTCTACCTCCACCCCAACGGCCAGATCCCCGCGTACGAATGGAACTTCGGCGACGTCAACCCGCCCGTGCACGCCTGGGCGGTCCTGTTCGTCTACGAACTGGAGAAGCACCGCACCGGCCGCGGCGACCGCGCCTTCCTGGAGAACGCCTTCCAGAAACTGACGAAGAACTTCACCTGGTGGCTCAACCGCAAGGACGCCGACGGCAACAACGTCTTCCAGGGCGGCTTCCTCGGCCTCGACAACATCGGCGTCTTCGACCGCAGCGCGCCCCTGCCCACCGGCGGTCAGCTGGACCAGGCGGACGGCACCGCGTGGATGGCCCTGTACTGCCAGAACCTCCTCGACATCGCCATCGAACTCGCCGTGGAGAACCCGGTCTACGTCGAGCAGGCGCAGATGCTCTTCGAGCACTTCGCGTGGATCGCCGTCGCCCTGAACCGCATCGGCAAGGACAACGCCAGCCTCTGGGACGAGGAGGACGGCTTCTTCTACGACGTCCTGCGCCTGCCCGACGGCACCGCGACCCGCTTGAAGGTGCGGTCCCTGGTCGGCTTGATACCGCTGGCGGCGACGAGCGTCATCGGCGGCCGCGCGGACCGGGCGTTCCCCGAACTCGTGCAAGGAGCAAGGGACTTCATCCGACGGCACCCCGCAGTGGAGGCCTTCGTCGCACAGCACGCGGGGGCCGACCCCACCACCGACGGCCGGTACCTCTTCGCGCTGTTCGGCGAGGAACGGCTGCGCCGCATCCTGGCCCGCATGCTCGACGAGGACGAGTTCCTCGGCCCGCACGGCATCCGGTCCCTGTCCAAGTACCACGCGGAGCACCCGTACACCTTCGACGTGCACGGCCAGGAGTTCGGCGTCGGCTATCTGCCCGCAGAGTCCGACTCCGGCATGTTCGGCGGGAACTCCAACTGGCGCGGCCCGGTGTGGTTCCCCATGAACATCCTGCTGATCCGCGCCCTGCTGAACCTCCACGCCTACCACGGCCCCGACTTCACCGTGGAGTGCCCGACCGGTTCCGGACGCCGGCTCAACCTCTACCAGGTCGCCCGTGACATCTCCGACCGGCTCACCGCCACCTTCCTGCCCGGCACCGACGGCGGACGGCCGGTGCACGGCGGCCAGTCGGTGTTCGCCAAGGACCCGCACTGGAAGGACCTGATCCTCTTCTACGAGTACTTCCACGGCGACAACGGCGCGGGACTCGGCGCCTCCCACCAGACCGGCTGGACCGGCCTGGTGGCGGCCACCGCGACCCTCTTCCACACCATCAGCGAGCAGGACTGGCACCGGGGCGGACGGGAGTCGCTGTCATGA
- a CDS encoding alpha-amylase, with amino-acid sequence MTVIHEINTRVWLGELSRRHGRHVTLGEVPEEVWDALVLPGVDTVWLMGVWERSPAGLRIALSDEGLTASFRDALPDLTEADIAGSPYCVRNYVVDPVLGGPEGLAAARVRLAARGTRLLLDYVPNHIAPDHPWLTERPDCLIRGSAEDLARTPADFLETGGQVVARGRDPYFPPWPDVVQLNAFSEALREATVETLVSIGDQADGVRCDMAMLLMNDIFGKTWGDRAGTAPAEDFWPYVIPRVRARHPGLLFVAEAYWDLEAALQQQGFDHCYDKRLYDRLLHEDADSVRAHLGAGLTYQQGLVRFLENHDEPRVAAVIPQDRLRAAAVAVATLPGATLWHEGQFEGRRVRPPVFLSRRPEEPVDEPLRAFYGRLLPAAATVRRGEWRLVTPVGRPDNDTHRHLLAWTWTHADARHLVVVNHSDRPAQARLPLPWDDLRGRVHRLTDLLDGAVYDRDGDELADSGLFVSLPARGCHVLGW; translated from the coding sequence ATGACCGTGATCCACGAGATCAACACCCGCGTGTGGCTGGGTGAGTTGAGCCGTCGTCATGGCCGTCACGTGACTCTCGGGGAGGTGCCGGAGGAGGTCTGGGACGCCTTGGTGCTTCCCGGCGTCGACACGGTCTGGCTGATGGGCGTGTGGGAGCGCAGCCCGGCGGGACTTCGGATCGCGTTGAGCGACGAGGGCTTGACGGCCTCCTTCCGGGACGCCCTCCCCGATCTCACCGAGGCGGACATCGCCGGATCGCCGTACTGCGTACGGAACTACGTCGTCGATCCGGTGCTGGGCGGCCCCGAGGGCCTCGCCGCCGCCCGCGTCCGACTCGCCGCCCGCGGAACGAGGTTGCTCCTCGACTACGTCCCCAACCACATCGCCCCCGACCATCCCTGGCTCACCGAGCGCCCCGACTGTCTGATCCGGGGGAGCGCGGAGGATCTCGCCCGGACCCCGGCCGACTTCCTGGAGACTGGGGGACAGGTCGTCGCCCGCGGCCGCGACCCCTACTTCCCGCCCTGGCCGGACGTGGTCCAGCTGAACGCCTTCAGCGAGGCACTGCGCGAGGCGACCGTGGAGACCCTGGTGTCCATCGGCGACCAGGCCGACGGCGTGCGCTGCGACATGGCCATGCTGCTGATGAACGACATCTTCGGCAAGACCTGGGGGGACCGCGCGGGCACGGCCCCGGCCGAGGACTTCTGGCCGTACGTCATCCCGCGCGTCCGCGCCCGCCACCCCGGCCTCCTCTTCGTCGCCGAGGCCTACTGGGACCTCGAAGCGGCCCTCCAGCAGCAGGGCTTCGACCACTGCTACGACAAGCGCCTCTACGACCGCCTGCTGCACGAGGACGCCGACTCCGTCCGCGCCCACCTGGGCGCCGGCCTCACCTACCAGCAGGGTCTGGTCCGTTTCCTGGAGAACCACGACGAGCCCCGGGTCGCCGCGGTGATCCCCCAGGACCGCTTACGCGCGGCCGCCGTGGCCGTCGCCACCCTGCCCGGCGCCACCCTGTGGCACGAGGGCCAGTTCGAGGGCCGCAGGGTGCGGCCACCCGTGTTCCTGAGTCGCAGGCCCGAGGAGCCCGTCGACGAACCCCTGCGCGCGTTCTACGGCCGTCTCCTGCCCGCGGCCGCCACCGTGCGCCGCGGGGAGTGGCGGCTCGTCACCCCGGTGGGCCGGCCGGACAACGACACCCACCGTCATCTCCTCGCCTGGACCTGGACCCACGCCGACGCCCGCCACCTGGTCGTCGTCAACCACTCCGACCGCCCGGCCCAGGCCCGGCTGCCCCTCCCGTGGGACGACCTGCGGGGACGGGTGCACCGCCTGACCGACCTGCTCGACGGGGCGGTGTACGACCGTGACGGAGACGAACTGGCCGACTCCGGACTGTTCGTCTCCCTGCCGGCCCGGGGATGTCACGTGCTCGGGTGGTGA
- a CDS encoding MFS transporter has protein sequence MALLVIASCQLMVVLDITIVNIALPDIQRSLDFSTTSLAWVVNAYTLTFGGLLLLGGRAGDILGRRRVFVFGVLLFVLASLLGGLAQNEGQLLAARALQGVGGAIASPTSLALISTTFREGPERNRAFGVFAAVSAGGGAIGLLAGGVLVEWLNWRWVLFVNVPIGLLIALATPRWIRESERHPGNFDIAGALTATGGMVLLVYGFIRAAQEGWRDTLTLCSFAAAVVLLVGFVLIEKRSRQPITPLHMFADRNRAGTYGIMLCLAAAIFGMFFFLTLFVQNVLDFSPLATGFAFLPVSAVIAVGAGLASRFLPVYGPKPFMVIGAILAAAGLAWLTLTDVHSTYAGSVLGPMLVFSLGMGMEFVSLTLMALSNVRNEETGAASGLLNATQQVGGSLGLSILVTMFGTASTNEAEKQVPRFLAQATPAERRIFERTGQLPGAWGDEVLTAGASAAFVMAAIFTVVAALIAIVVIQVRPSDLERLKGGPPLPQG, from the coding sequence ATGGCCCTGCTGGTCATCGCGTCCTGCCAGCTGATGGTGGTGCTCGACATCACCATCGTGAACATCGCGCTCCCGGACATCCAGCGCTCCCTGGACTTCTCCACCACGAGCCTGGCCTGGGTGGTCAACGCGTACACCCTGACCTTCGGCGGACTGCTGCTGCTCGGCGGGCGGGCCGGGGACATCCTCGGCAGACGGCGGGTGTTCGTCTTCGGGGTGCTGCTGTTCGTGCTCGCCTCCCTGCTCGGCGGACTCGCCCAGAACGAGGGGCAACTCCTCGCCGCGCGCGCCCTCCAGGGCGTCGGCGGCGCCATCGCCTCCCCGACCTCGCTCGCGCTGATCAGCACGACCTTCCGTGAAGGCCCCGAACGCAACCGGGCGTTCGGGGTGTTCGCCGCGGTCTCGGCGGGCGGCGGCGCGATCGGGCTGCTGGCCGGCGGAGTCCTCGTCGAGTGGCTGAACTGGCGCTGGGTGCTCTTCGTCAACGTCCCGATCGGGCTGCTCATCGCGCTGGCCACGCCCCGCTGGATCCGCGAGTCCGAGCGCCACCCCGGCAACTTCGACATCGCCGGCGCGCTGACCGCCACCGGGGGCATGGTCCTGCTGGTGTACGGCTTCATCCGGGCCGCGCAGGAAGGCTGGCGGGACACGCTCACGCTGTGCTCGTTCGCCGCGGCGGTCGTCCTCCTCGTGGGGTTCGTGCTGATCGAGAAGCGGTCCCGGCAGCCCATCACCCCGCTGCACATGTTCGCCGACCGCAACCGCGCGGGCACCTACGGCATCATGCTCTGCCTCGCGGCCGCCATCTTCGGCATGTTCTTCTTCCTGACGCTCTTCGTGCAGAACGTCCTCGACTTCTCCCCGCTGGCCACCGGGTTCGCGTTCCTGCCGGTCAGCGCGGTCATCGCGGTCGGCGCGGGACTCGCCTCGCGGTTCCTGCCGGTCTACGGGCCCAAGCCGTTCATGGTGATCGGCGCGATCCTCGCGGCGGCCGGACTCGCCTGGCTCACCCTCACCGACGTCCACTCCACCTACGCGGGCAGTGTCCTCGGACCGATGCTCGTCTTCAGCCTCGGCATGGGCATGGAGTTCGTCTCGCTGACCCTGATGGCGCTCTCCAACGTGCGGAACGAGGAGACCGGCGCGGCCTCCGGACTCCTCAACGCCACGCAGCAGGTGGGCGGTTCGCTGGGGCTGTCCATCCTGGTCACGATGTTCGGCACGGCCAGCACCAACGAGGCGGAGAAGCAGGTCCCGCGCTTCCTCGCGCAGGCCACCCCGGCCGAGCGCCGGATCTTCGAACGCACCGGTCAACTCCCGGGCGCCTGGGGCGACGAGGTCCTCACCGCCGGAGCCTCGGCGGCGTTCGTCATGGCCGCGATCTTCACCGTGGTCGCCGCCCTCATCGCGATCGTGGTCATCCAGGTCCGCCCCTCCGACCTGGAACGCCTCAAGGGCGGGCCGCCGCTGCCGCAGGGATGA
- a CDS encoding response regulator transcription factor: MGTTAYERVLSVAVAALHERDPERLWPLLAAELPALCGGDALIYKLDNWNESEGTLGLSPGVTAEFTALGDEETGLLRAGYPLAAHYASTQDRAPVTAGRVAGRSWPGSPTARLLDDLLDVDHVLGIPLPRSTTPVTGCMVYRSGRDFSDDELRLAEQLQPLLAAVEEQRQLLRRLDVPSQEAADLALTPRETTVLLLLGDALTALSIGRRLGISERTVHKHIANIYRKLGTHDRVSTVLHAQRLGLIPAAAAARP; the protein is encoded by the coding sequence ATGGGTACAACTGCGTATGAGCGGGTGCTGTCGGTCGCCGTGGCCGCGCTCCACGAACGCGACCCTGAGCGGCTGTGGCCCCTGCTGGCGGCCGAACTGCCGGCCCTGTGCGGTGGCGACGCCCTGATCTACAAGCTGGACAACTGGAACGAGAGCGAGGGCACCCTCGGGCTGTCCCCCGGCGTCACCGCGGAGTTCACGGCGCTCGGTGACGAGGAGACCGGACTGCTGCGCGCGGGCTATCCGCTGGCCGCGCACTACGCGAGCACACAGGACCGGGCGCCGGTGACCGCCGGCCGGGTGGCCGGTCGTTCCTGGCCGGGCAGCCCGACGGCCCGCCTGCTCGACGACCTCCTGGACGTCGACCATGTGCTCGGGATCCCGCTGCCGCGCTCGACCACCCCCGTCACGGGATGCATGGTCTACCGCTCCGGCCGGGACTTCAGCGACGACGAGCTGCGTCTCGCCGAGCAGTTGCAGCCGCTGCTGGCCGCCGTCGAGGAGCAGCGGCAGCTCCTGCGGCGGCTCGACGTCCCGTCGCAGGAGGCGGCGGACCTGGCGCTCACGCCCCGGGAGACGACCGTGCTGCTCCTGCTCGGCGACGCGCTGACCGCCCTGTCGATCGGCCGCAGGCTCGGGATATCGGAGCGTACGGTCCACAAGCACATCGCGAACATCTACCGCAAGCTCGGCACCCACGACCGTGTCAGCACGGTCCTGCACGCGCAGCGGCTCGGGCTCATCCCTGCGGCAGCGGCGGCCCGCCCTTGA
- a CDS encoding glycosyl hydrolase 115 family protein has protein sequence MAAVGAAPFLPALTPGNARAAAADRPEFPLVADGTAVPVFVDAADDPAVVRAAGDLQADVERVSGARPELLHTLPRSVPLLVLVGTLGASPAIDRLVRRGRLDVSRVKGRWEASVTRVVERPFPGVGRALVIAGSDRRGTVYGIYDTSERIGVSPWYWWADVPVEHRDTVTVPAGPFTRQEPSVRYRGVFINDEQNMTTWSHRTQEPDKNIGPETYKRVFELLLRLKANYLWPAMHPYSDFFNKYRENPELADRYGIVVGSSHPEALLRNGVHEWEPWIAEHPNPDGTAPVYDYTVNPAVISDYWRARARQNAAYESSWTLGMRGLHDSALETKYATTIPEKVVVMNDIIADQRRILAEEVGAAAEPQIFIPYKEVLDLYNAGVQVPDDVTLIWPDDNHGNMRQLPNDAERARPGGNGIYYHLSYWGRPKSYLWLDTTQVAKVWQELRRVYEHGTDRMWIFNVGDLKSIETGLSFAMDMAWEVDRWESGEVEGFLAEWYGRQFGRRHAREIASIRTEYYRLAGELRPEFIAAGLVSVVHHGDEAGRRMAAYERLLARVRAVGAEVPETYRDAFYELVEYPVHGAWLMNLKYYWADRNALAVRQGRGAGANRFADLALAAHSAEAALTTRYNTQVAGGKWDGFVNPYPSQIPKAPGRPAVTRVARQETSGLGVAAEGNETGAGRPLSFSSYTRDRRFVDVFNTGFLPVDWAAEASHPWVVLSTAGGSLTEQRRVWVEIDWDRTPEGAQEATVVLTGAGQRYEVPLRVVNGPRRARGFAEAHGCVSIDASHADRRVARAGCRWRTVGGLGRRTGAVEAVPSTAAPITADFASRAPELRYRVRFSSTGTFPVTLFRLPSLDERGRRRVAVGLDDQPVTVLSGQAVATGNRGDAWARQVEDGVERLTATVTVAEAGEHVLRVFMVDPAIAVDQIVIDTGGLPATYLAPPESFHPVFNPEPATGPVLEAPDQ, from the coding sequence CCCCCTGGTGGCCGACGGCACGGCCGTCCCCGTCTTCGTGGACGCGGCGGACGACCCCGCCGTCGTCCGCGCGGCCGGCGACCTCCAGGCGGACGTGGAACGGGTCTCAGGAGCGAGACCCGAGCTCCTCCACACGCTCCCCCGAAGCGTCCCGCTGCTCGTCCTGGTGGGCACCCTCGGCGCGAGCCCCGCCATCGACCGCCTCGTCAGGCGGGGCCGCCTGGACGTCTCCCGGGTGAAGGGCCGCTGGGAGGCGTCGGTGACCCGGGTGGTCGAGCGCCCGTTCCCCGGTGTCGGCCGCGCCCTGGTGATCGCGGGCAGCGACCGGCGCGGCACGGTCTACGGGATCTACGACACCTCGGAGCGCATCGGGGTCTCCCCCTGGTACTGGTGGGCCGACGTCCCCGTGGAGCACCGGGACACCGTGACGGTCCCCGCCGGTCCCTTCACCCGCCAGGAGCCGTCGGTCCGCTATCGCGGCGTCTTCATCAACGACGAGCAGAACATGACCACGTGGTCGCACCGCACCCAGGAGCCCGACAAGAACATCGGCCCCGAGACGTACAAACGGGTCTTCGAGCTGCTGCTGCGCCTCAAGGCCAACTACCTGTGGCCCGCGATGCATCCGTACTCCGACTTCTTCAACAAGTACCGGGAGAACCCCGAACTCGCCGACCGCTACGGCATCGTCGTCGGCTCCAGCCACCCGGAAGCCCTGCTGCGCAACGGCGTCCACGAGTGGGAGCCGTGGATCGCCGAGCACCCGAACCCGGACGGCACCGCGCCGGTCTACGACTACACGGTCAACCCCGCCGTCATCTCCGACTACTGGAGAGCACGGGCGAGGCAGAACGCGGCGTACGAGAGCAGCTGGACGCTCGGCATGCGCGGTCTGCACGACAGCGCGCTGGAGACGAAGTACGCGACCACGATCCCGGAGAAGGTCGTGGTCATGAACGACATCATCGCCGACCAGCGCCGGATCCTCGCCGAAGAGGTCGGTGCCGCCGCCGAGCCGCAGATCTTCATCCCGTACAAGGAGGTCCTGGACCTGTACAACGCGGGTGTCCAGGTCCCGGACGACGTCACCCTGATCTGGCCCGACGACAACCACGGCAACATGCGCCAGCTGCCGAACGACGCGGAGCGGGCGCGGCCGGGCGGCAACGGGATCTACTACCACCTCTCCTACTGGGGCCGCCCGAAGAGCTACCTCTGGCTGGACACCACCCAAGTGGCCAAGGTCTGGCAGGAGTTGCGGCGGGTGTACGAACACGGCACCGACCGCATGTGGATCTTCAACGTGGGGGACCTCAAGTCGATCGAGACAGGTCTGTCCTTCGCGATGGACATGGCGTGGGAGGTGGACCGCTGGGAGTCCGGCGAGGTCGAGGGCTTCCTGGCCGAGTGGTACGGGCGGCAGTTCGGCCGGCGCCACGCCCGGGAGATCGCGTCGATCCGCACGGAGTACTACCGCCTCGCCGGGGAGCTGCGCCCCGAGTTCATCGCCGCGGGACTGGTCTCCGTCGTCCACCACGGCGACGAGGCGGGGCGCCGGATGGCGGCGTACGAACGGCTCCTCGCCCGGGTCCGGGCGGTGGGCGCGGAAGTGCCGGAGACCTACCGGGACGCCTTCTACGAGCTGGTCGAGTATCCGGTGCACGGGGCCTGGTTGATGAACCTGAAGTACTACTGGGCGGACCGCAACGCCCTCGCGGTCCGGCAGGGCCGGGGGGCCGGCGCGAACCGTTTCGCGGACCTGGCGCTCGCCGCGCACTCGGCCGAGGCGGCCCTCACCACCCGGTACAACACCCAGGTGGCGGGCGGGAAATGGGACGGGTTCGTCAATCCGTACCCGTCCCAGATCCCGAAGGCGCCGGGGCGCCCGGCCGTCACCAGGGTGGCCCGGCAGGAGACCTCCGGGCTCGGGGTGGCGGCCGAAGGGAACGAGACGGGGGCGGGCCGTCCGCTGTCGTTCTCCTCGTACACCCGTGACCGGCGTTTCGTCGATGTCTTCAACACCGGTTTCCTGCCGGTGGACTGGGCGGCCGAGGCCAGTCACCCGTGGGTCGTGCTGAGCACGGCCGGTGGCTCGCTGACCGAGCAGCGGCGGGTGTGGGTGGAGATCGACTGGGACCGGACGCCCGAGGGCGCGCAGGAGGCCACGGTCGTCCTCACCGGCGCCGGGCAGCGCTACGAGGTGCCGCTGCGGGTGGTCAACGGCCCACGAAGGGCCCGTGGTTTCGCCGAGGCGCACGGCTGTGTGTCGATCGACGCCTCGCACGCCGACCGGCGGGTGGCGCGCGCCGGGTGCCGCTGGCGGACCGTAGGGGGCCTGGGACGTCGTACGGGCGCCGTCGAGGCCGTGCCGTCCACGGCCGCCCCGATCACCGCCGACTTCGCCTCCCGCGCCCCCGAGTTGCGCTACCGCGTGCGCTTCAGCAGCACCGGGACCTTCCCCGTCACCCTGTTCCGGCTGCCCTCGCTCGACGAGCGCGGCCGGCGCCGGGTGGCCGTCGGGCTCGACGACCAGCCGGTGACCGTCCTGTCCGGTCAGGCCGTGGCGACCGGCAACCGCGGGGACGCCTGGGCCCGGCAGGTGGAGGACGGTGTCGAGCGGCTCACCGCCACGGTGACGGTCGCCGAGGCCGGGGAGCATGTGCTGCGGGTGTTCATGGTCGATCCGGCGATCGCGGTGGACCAGATCGTGATCGACACCGGTGGTCTCCCCGCCACTTATCTGGCCCCGCCGGAGAGCTTCCACCCGGTCTTCAACCCCGAACCCGCCACCGGCCCGGTTCTGGAGGCGCCGGACCAGTAG